One genomic window of Vibrio rhizosphaerae includes the following:
- a CDS encoding YjbF family lipoprotein produces the protein MSETIQSAFWGPDNHAISPDKVEELPYASLYVRMGENPLALMILTWAEPTNSPEHPANLKWLSANREMLVTQAGRVIKTVNLKEGNLIHLESANIDPLVLGLQKDTTPHSWKYKITWSPGYHTHYQALSTFTLEDIENKHLPNGTQALLHVIEQVEIPQIKQQYQNHYWLNPQSGEVIASEQYIFPGSERLTLSLGKRYVGDNRG, from the coding sequence TTGTCTGAGACGATTCAGTCGGCTTTTTGGGGACCGGATAATCATGCCATTTCACCAGACAAAGTTGAGGAACTGCCTTACGCAAGTTTATATGTCAGGATGGGAGAAAACCCATTAGCCCTGATGATACTCACATGGGCAGAACCAACCAATTCACCAGAGCATCCGGCCAATTTAAAGTGGCTGTCAGCAAACCGAGAAATGTTGGTGACACAAGCAGGTCGGGTGATTAAAACCGTCAATTTAAAAGAGGGCAACCTCATTCACCTTGAGTCAGCAAATATTGATCCACTGGTACTGGGGCTCCAGAAAGACACAACTCCTCATTCTTGGAAATACAAAATAACTTGGTCTCCTGGATATCACACCCATTATCAGGCGCTATCTACATTTACGCTAGAAGATATAGAAAACAAGCACTTGCCCAATGGAACTCAAGCCCTGCTTCATGTTATTGAACAGGTCGAGATTCCACAGATAAAACAACAATATCAGAATCACTATTGGCTCAATCCCCAATCGGGTGAAGTGATTGCAAGTGAGCAGTACATTTTTCCGGGGTCAGAAAGATTAACCCTTTCTCTCGGCAAGCGTTATGTGGGAGACAATCGCGGATGA
- the cysC gene encoding adenylyl-sulfate kinase, translating into MSSSGKHQEQHDVYHNVVWHCSSITQSDRIKQKNQKPVVLWFTGLSGSGKSSIANAVEVRLFQQGKHSYLLDGDNIRHGLNKDLSFNDTDRVENIRRIGEVARLFVDSGLIVLTAFISPFATERQQVRALFPETQFLEIYIDTPLTVCEARDPKSLYKKARTGVIKNFTGIDSEYQPPLHPEIHIKTEKKSIEACAEEIIEKLQQLGYLEGE; encoded by the coding sequence ATGAGTTCTTCTGGTAAACATCAAGAGCAACATGATGTATATCATAATGTCGTGTGGCATTGTTCATCGATAACACAATCGGATCGCATTAAGCAGAAAAATCAAAAGCCTGTCGTACTATGGTTTACCGGATTAAGTGGTTCAGGGAAGTCAAGCATTGCAAATGCAGTAGAAGTACGCTTGTTTCAGCAAGGAAAGCATAGTTACCTGCTCGATGGCGATAATATACGCCACGGACTGAACAAAGATTTAAGTTTTAACGATACTGATCGGGTAGAAAACATCCGTCGTATTGGTGAAGTAGCAAGATTGTTTGTTGACTCAGGCTTGATTGTACTGACCGCATTTATTTCTCCATTTGCCACAGAGCGCCAACAAGTCAGAGCACTGTTTCCAGAAACACAATTTCTGGAAATTTACATTGATACCCCACTGACAGTCTGTGAAGCCAGAGATCCGAAAAGCCTCTACAAAAAAGCTCGTACTGGTGTTATCAAAAACTTTACGGGTATCGATTCTGAGTACCAGCCACCGCTTCATCCAGAAATTCATATCAAAACAGAAAAAAAATCAATTGAAGCCTGTGCTGAGGAAATTATCGAAAAGCTGCAACAACTCGGTTACCTCGAAGGAGAGTAA
- a CDS encoding YjbH domain-containing protein, which yields MTIATIVFGLNSLNAYSDEFSPPSLTHSQSDFGGVGLIQMPSGRMMPEGALELNATNNDDYIYYSLSLQLFPWLETTIRYTQIHDLLYSNDASFSGDTKYTDKSADVKLSLVDENFWLPQISVGFRDIGGTGLFDGEFIVANKQFGPLDFTLGIGWGYIGNRGNLSGDHQTSSDCGRSTGYQSSAGSISLGNMFTGCTSVYGGIEYQTPFEPLVLKLEYDGNDYQSDFPVTQGKKPMHVSTPWNVGLVYSLTDWARLRLSYERGNTFTAGISLNTNLASLRPVWIDEPRPDYHPQPKKSTLSEEQWQQLVADMQKIAGYQQVSFRQDQESKTVTLTGTQQKYRHKKEAEERAALLLANTGLDADTYKIVETANGQPLTETQINAYAFERVAKNDYPGADFDDAKTTGEPSVISGELKAQSAKSWQFGFTPALQQSFGGSENFYLYAIGVKANSSYRMGQHFILSSSLYGNITDNYDQYKYTVPPDGTDLKRVRTLARQYYDHTFRMDSLQLTYLDHYGDNIYGQAYGGYLESMFAGAGGEIIYRPLNRNWAFGIDGNYVKQRDPDSVLGLYKDERHFDPQTSRYYRVQTGTFTGHATLYWQPKFWSLFNNTLLKISAGQYLTEDKGVTVDFSKQFDSGVIAGVFAAKTNLSASEYGEGSFTKGVYISIPLDLMTIKPSVNRANISWLPLMRDGGQKLNRQYELYNMTDARSPWFTRSITE from the coding sequence ATGACGATAGCGACGATTGTCTTTGGCCTGAATTCGCTAAACGCCTATTCAGACGAGTTTAGCCCACCATCACTAACCCACTCCCAATCCGATTTTGGCGGTGTGGGATTAATTCAGATGCCGAGTGGCAGAATGATGCCCGAAGGAGCACTTGAACTGAATGCCACCAACAATGATGACTATATATACTACTCTTTGTCTCTACAGTTATTCCCTTGGCTGGAAACGACTATCCGCTACACCCAGATCCATGATTTGCTTTATAGCAACGATGCATCCTTTAGTGGTGATACAAAATATACCGACAAATCAGCCGATGTAAAACTGAGCCTTGTGGATGAAAATTTTTGGCTGCCCCAAATTTCTGTCGGATTTAGAGATATTGGTGGTACGGGACTCTTTGACGGTGAGTTTATCGTGGCCAACAAACAGTTCGGCCCACTCGATTTTACCCTTGGTATTGGTTGGGGTTATATCGGTAACCGGGGAAACCTCTCCGGTGATCACCAGACCTCTTCCGACTGCGGCAGAAGCACCGGCTATCAGAGCTCCGCTGGCAGTATTTCTCTTGGAAATATGTTTACCGGATGTACTTCAGTCTATGGTGGGATCGAGTATCAGACCCCGTTCGAACCACTGGTCTTAAAACTGGAATATGACGGGAATGACTATCAAAGTGATTTCCCCGTTACTCAGGGCAAGAAACCCATGCATGTTTCCACACCGTGGAACGTCGGTCTGGTGTATTCACTCACGGATTGGGCGCGTTTAAGGCTGAGCTATGAACGGGGTAACACGTTCACCGCCGGTATCTCACTCAATACCAACCTTGCTAGCCTGAGACCCGTCTGGATTGATGAACCTCGTCCGGATTACCACCCGCAACCGAAGAAAAGCACGCTGTCAGAAGAACAATGGCAACAACTCGTCGCTGATATGCAAAAAATTGCAGGTTACCAACAAGTATCATTCCGGCAAGATCAAGAGAGCAAGACCGTGACACTCACCGGGACTCAGCAAAAATATCGCCATAAAAAAGAGGCAGAAGAACGTGCTGCATTACTGCTCGCCAACACTGGTCTCGATGCCGATACCTATAAAATAGTTGAGACGGCGAATGGGCAACCTCTCACAGAAACACAAATCAACGCTTATGCATTTGAGCGCGTCGCCAAGAATGATTATCCCGGGGCTGATTTTGATGATGCGAAAACAACGGGTGAGCCCTCTGTTATCTCCGGGGAATTGAAGGCCCAAAGTGCCAAAAGCTGGCAATTTGGTTTCACCCCGGCCTTACAACAATCTTTCGGCGGGTCTGAGAATTTCTACCTCTATGCCATTGGGGTAAAAGCCAATAGTAGCTATCGGATGGGACAGCATTTCATTCTCTCCAGCAGTTTATACGGCAATATCACGGATAACTATGATCAATATAAGTACACCGTGCCGCCTGATGGGACTGATTTAAAAAGGGTCAGAACGCTGGCACGCCAATATTATGATCACACTTTCCGTATGGACAGTCTTCAACTCACGTACCTTGATCATTATGGAGATAACATCTACGGACAAGCCTATGGCGGTTATCTGGAATCGATGTTTGCCGGCGCCGGTGGTGAAATCATCTATCGTCCGCTTAATAGAAATTGGGCTTTCGGTATCGACGGGAATTATGTCAAACAGCGCGATCCGGATAGTGTGTTGGGTCTTTATAAAGACGAAAGACACTTTGATCCGCAAACCTCCCGTTACTACCGTGTTCAAACGGGGACGTTTACCGGCCACGCGACACTTTACTGGCAACCGAAATTTTGGTCGCTCTTCAATAATACTTTACTCAAGATCAGCGCGGGTCAGTACCTCACCGAAGATAAAGGGGTTACGGTTGATTTCTCAAAACAGTTTGATAGTGGTGTCATTGCCGGCGTATTTGCCGCGAAAACCAACCTATCAGCGTCAGAATATGGAGAAGGGAGCTTTACCAAAGGCGTTTATATTTCGATTCCACTCGACCTGATGACAATTAAGCCAAGTGTCAATCGTGCCAATATTTCTTGGTTACCACTGATGCGAGACGGGGGACAAAAACTCAATCGGCAGTACGAGCTTTACAACATGACCGATGCTCGCTCACCTTGGTTTACACGATCGATTACAGAGTAA
- a CDS encoding SLC13 family permease, with amino-acid sequence MLLINSSTIVLIAFFLTILGLIRYQLYPERVFGALLLFLYTSNLVSSEQVIASFANPGLLTLILLILCSLALEKTKILRVIANYVIKPGYYVTWFRLYVVTTISSAFLNNTAVVSTMLSPIRNNPHHMASKLLIPLSYSAILGGTLTLIGTSTNLIVNSMVIDQGLPGLGFFDFTLVSSVLVLSCGFTLLLCSRWLPEKAAYHTIASDYFIDISVHPDSHLIGKSIEKNGLRNLESLFLVEILRRNRLISPVAPHEIIESGDRLIFSGDIKKVTQLTQFDGLSSFADQNGLPLDNLTEVIIRPDSILVGQNLKEVGFRALFDAAVVGIRRDGEKLSGKLGDVSLHSGDYLILAIGDDFKSRRNISKNFYQVSGVTTEQYLHGKQEKLTIIGFITAITLAAIGIVSLFKSLLIFLSLLLFCGCLNPNEIIQRFPKNIWLIIATAILLSQTISQSADFLELGLWVQKHHSIFTPFIGLLLIYGITWILTELITNNAAAALSFPIAYGLATNMGVDPKAYILAVAFGASASFISPYSYQTNLMVYSAGQYRLVDFVRMGLPVSLMYGVVVIGCITIFYL; translated from the coding sequence ATGTTACTCATAAATAGTTCGACCATAGTATTGATAGCATTTTTTCTGACCATCCTTGGCTTAATCCGCTACCAATTATATCCTGAGCGAGTTTTTGGTGCGTTACTTCTGTTCTTATATACAAGCAATTTGGTTTCCAGTGAGCAAGTCATCGCCAGCTTTGCTAATCCAGGCCTACTAACTCTAATCCTCTTAATACTCTGTTCCCTTGCTTTGGAAAAGACCAAGATACTTAGAGTTATCGCAAATTATGTCATCAAACCTGGGTATTACGTCACTTGGTTTAGATTATATGTAGTTACAACGATTTCTTCAGCATTTCTCAATAACACTGCAGTCGTGTCAACGATGCTGTCTCCGATTCGTAATAACCCTCATCACATGGCTAGCAAACTGTTAATTCCATTGTCATATTCAGCAATTCTAGGCGGAACTCTCACCCTGATTGGCACTTCAACTAACTTAATTGTAAATAGTATGGTTATCGATCAAGGTCTCCCCGGGCTAGGTTTCTTTGATTTTACACTGGTAAGCAGTGTTCTCGTTTTATCATGTGGCTTCACCCTGTTGTTATGTTCTCGCTGGCTCCCCGAAAAAGCGGCCTATCACACCATAGCGTCAGACTATTTTATTGATATTTCTGTTCATCCGGATTCCCACCTCATCGGAAAATCCATTGAGAAAAATGGATTACGCAATTTGGAGTCACTATTTTTAGTAGAGATTCTACGGAGAAACAGACTGATCTCACCAGTCGCTCCACATGAAATCATTGAATCTGGAGACCGTCTTATATTTAGTGGTGATATTAAAAAAGTCACTCAACTGACACAATTTGATGGTCTTAGCTCCTTTGCCGACCAGAATGGTCTACCGTTGGATAATTTAACTGAAGTCATTATCCGTCCGGATAGTATATTAGTTGGACAAAACCTGAAGGAAGTTGGGTTTAGAGCCTTATTTGATGCCGCAGTTGTTGGCATTCGCAGAGACGGTGAGAAACTCTCAGGAAAGTTAGGTGATGTCTCACTTCACTCTGGGGATTATCTAATTCTAGCAATTGGCGATGACTTCAAGTCGCGTCGGAATATTAGTAAGAATTTCTATCAGGTAAGTGGTGTAACAACCGAACAGTACTTGCATGGAAAGCAAGAGAAATTAACAATTATTGGATTTATTACAGCTATCACTCTCGCTGCAATTGGTATCGTTTCTTTATTCAAAAGCTTGCTTATCTTCCTGAGTTTGTTACTTTTCTGTGGATGCTTGAATCCAAACGAAATCATACAGAGATTCCCCAAAAACATCTGGCTGATTATTGCAACAGCTATCCTTCTTTCTCAGACAATCAGCCAGTCCGCTGATTTTCTCGAATTAGGTTTGTGGGTACAAAAGCACCACTCGATTTTTACCCCTTTCATCGGATTACTGCTAATCTATGGAATCACTTGGATTTTAACAGAATTAATAACGAACAATGCTGCAGCAGCTTTGAGCTTTCCAATAGCATATGGTCTTGCAACCAACATGGGCGTTGACCCCAAAGCATACATCTTGGCAGTTGCTTTTGGCGCTAGTGCTAGTTTTATCAGTCCTTACAGCTATCAAACGAACCTTATGGTTTACAGTGCCGGGCAATACCGGCTCGTCGATTTTGTTCGTATGGGCTTGCCGGTCAGTCTCATGTATGGCGTTGTTGTCATCGGATGTATTACAATTTTTTATTTGTAG
- a CDS encoding SLBB domain-containing protein, with protein MRYILFRLVIVFFVFFSSFSSWSANFTASQLAQFKQLSPAQQQALAQQYGVDLSILAGSGKAEDTSKPVQTIQPRDVDKKQKTEDDTQTVNTEQGNESEQLVDFGYDLFSGQPSSYTPVDDLPVPNNYLIAAGDEINVQLFGSQNNSYSLSVSRDGSIQFPELGPIHVAGQTFSELKANLTERINKQILGAEVSISLGSLRMMQVYVAGDVYQPGAYNIPSLATVTQALIAAGGFSKSGSLRNITVRRENKVIARLDLYNLLLKGNNLNDIRLQSGDTVFVAAKGPSVSIQGEIRRPAVYEIKSGTTIEQLVKLAGGSKASAYLPQLQVKRYQSNGIHIHTLDLTKDKSFTLQDGDDITVNPVSDALKNAVIVRGAAIRQGAYAYSQGMKVSGLFSSADDLAPNADLDYAIIVRETGRKHNIKVLQFSLNNAINIANSADDLVLQPNDQLFVFATDISLNQWKTESVQQPPATSEDLFSHAEKQKTLQRPKKRDALTGIELVDSEKPKLVIQDRDKSQQEMKNSDPASRSRLLDPLITRLQLQAVNGQRAKIYEISGAVRYPGVYPLVEGGSLKDAIAAAGGLLESAAKDEAELSRVVPMPGTIAIHHQTFDLIKALTNPNDNFLLESKDRIVVQRKTNWKTNNIVEIQGEVMHPGSYTINQGETISDLVQRAGGLSQFAYPQGAVFSREVLRLQEEQRMKMVTNNLRQEIASLTLRRQSSAATYTSSPTEAMKVVDDLLDIPAVGRLVIDLPNILLGNAQDDVMLEDGDKLYIPPRRNTISVLGQVQIASNFTFKPGMSVEKYINLAGGEKKQADTDRVYVIRANGAVMLPNQSHWFVRSEKSLEPGDTIVVPIDTDYLDGLSTFSTATQMMYQIGVAWNAIK; from the coding sequence ATGAGATATATTCTATTCAGATTAGTTATAGTTTTTTTTGTTTTCTTTAGTAGTTTTTCTTCTTGGTCTGCCAATTTCACCGCATCACAACTCGCCCAATTTAAGCAGTTATCACCAGCGCAACAGCAGGCATTAGCGCAGCAATATGGCGTTGATCTGTCAATTTTGGCGGGCTCGGGTAAGGCTGAAGACACCTCTAAGCCTGTCCAGACAATACAGCCGAGAGATGTTGATAAAAAACAAAAAACAGAGGATGACACTCAAACAGTTAACACAGAACAAGGCAATGAATCTGAACAATTAGTTGACTTTGGTTATGATTTATTCTCAGGCCAGCCTTCAAGTTATACGCCTGTTGATGACTTACCTGTTCCGAATAATTATCTGATTGCCGCCGGTGACGAAATTAATGTGCAACTGTTCGGCAGCCAGAATAATAGTTATAGCCTGAGTGTTTCACGGGATGGTTCTATTCAGTTTCCCGAATTAGGGCCGATTCATGTGGCTGGGCAAACTTTTAGTGAGCTAAAAGCGAATCTTACAGAACGCATTAATAAACAGATACTCGGTGCTGAAGTATCCATCTCTCTTGGTTCTTTGCGCATGATGCAAGTGTATGTTGCCGGCGATGTTTATCAGCCGGGGGCCTATAACATTCCGAGTTTGGCAACTGTGACTCAGGCACTGATTGCTGCTGGTGGATTTAGCAAAAGTGGTTCGTTGCGAAATATCACCGTTCGTCGAGAGAATAAAGTAATAGCCCGGTTGGACTTATATAATTTGCTTTTGAAAGGCAATAATCTGAATGATATTCGTCTACAGTCGGGTGATACTGTATTTGTTGCCGCCAAAGGGCCTTCCGTCAGTATTCAGGGAGAAATCCGTCGCCCTGCTGTTTATGAAATTAAATCGGGAACCACGATCGAGCAGCTTGTGAAGCTTGCCGGAGGGAGTAAGGCCAGCGCCTATTTACCCCAGCTTCAGGTTAAGCGCTACCAGAGTAATGGCATCCATATTCATACACTTGATCTAACCAAAGATAAGTCATTCACCCTACAAGATGGTGACGATATTACGGTTAATCCAGTCAGTGATGCATTAAAAAATGCAGTGATTGTCAGAGGTGCAGCGATTCGGCAGGGAGCGTATGCCTATTCTCAGGGAATGAAAGTGTCGGGTTTATTCTCCTCAGCGGATGATCTGGCACCGAATGCTGATCTGGATTATGCAATCATTGTGCGCGAAACCGGGCGTAAACATAACATCAAAGTTTTACAATTTAGTTTGAATAATGCCATCAATATTGCTAATTCAGCGGATGATCTTGTATTGCAGCCCAATGATCAATTATTTGTTTTTGCTACTGATATCTCCTTGAATCAATGGAAGACTGAATCAGTACAACAACCACCGGCAACATCCGAGGATTTATTTTCTCATGCTGAAAAACAGAAGACGCTGCAGCGTCCCAAAAAGCGGGATGCATTAACCGGAATTGAACTGGTTGATAGTGAAAAGCCGAAATTAGTCATACAGGATCGAGATAAAAGTCAGCAGGAAATGAAAAACAGTGATCCTGCATCTCGTTCGCGGTTATTAGATCCCCTAATTACCCGGTTACAACTACAAGCAGTCAATGGTCAAAGAGCGAAAATCTATGAGATCAGTGGTGCGGTTCGTTATCCGGGCGTATATCCGTTGGTTGAAGGCGGCAGCCTAAAAGATGCGATTGCTGCTGCGGGTGGGTTACTGGAGTCTGCGGCTAAAGATGAGGCGGAATTGTCCCGGGTTGTTCCTATGCCCGGCACGATTGCGATTCATCACCAGACATTTGATTTAATAAAAGCGTTGACCAATCCCAATGATAATTTTCTGCTCGAATCTAAAGATCGGATCGTTGTACAACGCAAAACAAACTGGAAGACGAACAATATTGTCGAGATTCAGGGAGAAGTAATGCATCCCGGAAGTTATACGATTAATCAAGGTGAAACAATCAGCGATTTAGTGCAACGTGCGGGAGGGCTTTCCCAGTTTGCCTATCCGCAGGGTGCTGTCTTTAGCCGCGAGGTTCTCCGTTTACAAGAAGAGCAGCGGATGAAAATGGTCACCAATAATCTCCGCCAAGAGATCGCTTCACTGACACTCCGACGTCAAAGTAGTGCTGCAACGTATACCTCATCTCCGACAGAAGCGATGAAAGTTGTCGATGATCTGTTAGATATTCCAGCTGTTGGCCGGTTAGTGATTGACTTGCCTAATATTCTTTTAGGCAACGCCCAAGATGATGTCATGCTTGAAGATGGCGACAAGCTGTATATTCCGCCACGAAGAAATACCATTTCTGTTCTTGGTCAGGTTCAAATCGCCAGTAATTTCACATTCAAACCCGGCATGTCCGTCGAGAAATACATTAACTTAGCAGGCGGGGAGAAAAAGCAGGCGGATACTGACCGTGTTTATGTGATTCGGGCCAATGGTGCAGTGATGCTACCCAATCAGTCTCACTGGTTTGTCCGCTCAGAGAAATCTTTAGAGCCCGGTGACACCATTGTTGTTCCGATTGATACAGATTACCTGGACGGTTTGAGTACGTTTAGCACTGCAACACAAATGATGTATCAGATAGGTGTTGCATGGAATGCAATTAAATAA
- a CDS encoding capsule assembly Wzi family protein has product MKIEAAPWLSMDDAYLKSDLQMLADAGLISVPINSYPIRWSRLDTDLQLMHMIQLPAPLEQAYQHLSYALNQDTLGNSRKHVSMGYAHAPRDDRSFAAPLTTHWQVKSSYELVESEYAFRVAANYQRSPDKFGREDTDYGFDDSYIAVNWGNLGATFGSLQHWWGPTSIYNLAWGHTRRTVPGFSLAYDGYDWPILGSWHVESFWGFNETPNRNDKQWSNRFEFSPANRLNIGLVYQKWFDKPDWDGYLTGSVQPQDGEQEQYSVDIRLSLPVLNVGTVLTQSIYAQGASLVNDRSLGSLIIGWQSQFDLGGQSLRWVAEVKRLTDEAKQQWQNMLSDRKTMVGQHDYQSISGMDGGEAKSLKLLWITPDSWEWTLQGQSYQQTDDETLKKLTAYVRLPLANSRLTLGSDFMPDTKNNQTDKWNYWVNWDFRF; this is encoded by the coding sequence TTGAAAATTGAAGCCGCGCCTTGGTTATCCATGGATGATGCCTATCTTAAGTCTGATCTACAGATGCTGGCGGATGCCGGTCTTATCTCTGTACCTATCAATTCCTACCCAATACGCTGGTCTCGCCTTGATACCGATCTACAGCTGATGCATATGATTCAGCTCCCCGCACCGCTTGAGCAAGCCTATCAACATCTAAGCTATGCATTAAATCAAGACACCTTAGGGAATAGCAGAAAGCATGTCTCTATGGGGTATGCTCACGCGCCTCGGGACGACAGGAGTTTTGCTGCGCCGCTAACGACACACTGGCAGGTGAAATCGAGTTATGAGCTTGTAGAGAGTGAATATGCTTTTCGTGTCGCAGCCAACTATCAACGTTCACCGGATAAGTTCGGTCGTGAAGATACCGACTATGGGTTTGATGATAGTTATATCGCCGTCAATTGGGGAAATCTGGGCGCAACTTTTGGCAGTCTGCAACATTGGTGGGGGCCGACTTCGATTTACAATTTGGCTTGGGGGCATACGCGTCGCACTGTGCCCGGTTTTAGCCTGGCTTATGATGGCTATGACTGGCCGATACTCGGTAGCTGGCATGTTGAAAGTTTCTGGGGGTTTAATGAGACGCCAAACCGGAATGATAAGCAGTGGTCGAATCGGTTTGAGTTTAGTCCTGCCAATCGCTTGAATATTGGTTTGGTTTATCAGAAGTGGTTTGATAAACCCGACTGGGATGGATATTTGACGGGCTCAGTTCAACCACAGGATGGTGAACAGGAGCAATATAGTGTCGATATCCGTCTGAGTTTACCTGTCTTGAATGTGGGAACCGTCTTGACTCAGAGTATTTATGCGCAGGGAGCCAGTTTAGTCAATGACCGATCACTGGGGTCCTTGATCATTGGCTGGCAAAGCCAGTTTGATCTTGGTGGACAGTCGTTGCGTTGGGTTGCCGAGGTCAAGCGGTTAACTGATGAAGCCAAGCAACAGTGGCAAAACATGTTGTCTGATCGTAAGACAATGGTTGGGCAACATGACTACCAGTCAATCAGTGGGATGGATGGCGGAGAAGCAAAATCATTGAAACTACTCTGGATCACGCCTGATAGCTGGGAATGGACATTGCAAGGACAGAGTTATCAGCAGACAGATGATGAAACACTGAAAAAATTAACGGCCTATGTGCGTCTGCCGCTGGCAAATAGTCGCCTGACATTAGGCTCTGATTTCATGCCTGATACAAAAAATAATCAAACCGATAAATGGAATTACTGGGTTAACTGGGATTTTCGTTTTTAA
- the cysD gene encoding sulfate adenylyltransferase subunit CysD codes for MTLSPERMTHLKQLEAESIHIMREVAAEFDNPVMLYSVGKDSSVMLHLAQKAFSPAVPPFPLMHVDTTWKFKEMIQFRDYMANKLGMKLIVHQNPEGLAIKINPFIHGSSKHTDIMKTQGLKQALDKYNFDAAFGGARRDEEKSRAKERVYSFRDEHHHWDPKNQRPELWNIYNGRINKGESIRVFPLSNWTELDIWQYIYLEQIEIPSLYFAQKRPVVERDGMLIMVDDERMALKEGEVIEEKMVRFRTLGCYPLTGAIESKATTLPDIIQEMLLTTTSERQGRAIDHDSSGSMEKKKREGYF; via the coding sequence ATGACACTTTCTCCTGAACGTATGACCCATTTGAAACAGCTAGAAGCTGAATCAATACATATCATGCGAGAAGTCGCAGCTGAATTTGATAATCCTGTAATGCTGTATTCCGTCGGTAAAGACTCTTCCGTCATGCTGCATCTTGCCCAGAAAGCATTTTCCCCAGCGGTTCCGCCTTTCCCTCTGATGCATGTTGATACAACATGGAAATTTAAGGAAATGATCCAGTTCCGTGACTACATGGCAAATAAACTTGGCATGAAATTGATTGTCCATCAAAATCCTGAAGGGTTAGCCATCAAAATCAACCCTTTTATCCACGGGAGCTCGAAGCATACCGACATCATGAAAACCCAAGGATTAAAACAGGCACTCGATAAATACAACTTCGATGCCGCGTTTGGAGGAGCCCGACGCGACGAAGAAAAATCCAGAGCGAAAGAACGTGTCTATTCATTTCGGGATGAACACCACCATTGGGATCCGAAAAACCAGCGCCCAGAATTGTGGAATATCTACAACGGCCGGATAAATAAAGGGGAGAGTATTCGTGTATTTCCCTTATCGAATTGGACAGAACTAGATATCTGGCAATATATATATCTGGAACAAATTGAAATTCCCAGTCTTTATTTCGCGCAAAAACGGCCGGTCGTTGAACGGGATGGCATGTTAATTATGGTTGATGATGAACGTATGGCGTTAAAGGAAGGAGAAGTAATAGAAGAAAAAATGGTACGCTTCAGAACATTAGGCTGCTACCCCCTCACTGGAGCGATCGAATCCAAAGCAACCACGCTTCCTGATATTATTCAGGAGATGCTTTTAACAACGACTTCAGAAAGGCAAGGGAGAGCTATTGATCATGACAGCTCAGGCTCAATGGAAAAGAAAAAACGTGAAGGATACTTCTGA
- a CDS encoding capsule biosynthesis GfcC family protein, with amino-acid sequence MKSWKVIVYLTLCISTGVGSVSFAASSTDVEIHFESSPQRHLTYNHRPRLDEVVLQALNKTDADRRKIDWFTSGIYDINVELKLKQQVFGVIAKQQAIASKRYHGSWFYWSQLRNSLESLHYAKRIFHTIDPDATRLSLPLNPKLTGNWLMTLKYTPKDVLVLGGVTKPGKQTWQPRLDAGSYAQTAGLFDNTISKVTVIQPDGKVEQHQTGYWNYSFSEIAPGAIVYVPLPVEELPVIYPNDRLQNPNDLVVELLRNRLP; translated from the coding sequence ATGAAGTCATGGAAAGTCATCGTTTATTTAACCTTATGCATCAGCACTGGCGTGGGATCCGTTTCATTTGCTGCATCATCGACTGATGTAGAGATTCATTTTGAATCATCACCACAACGCCATCTCACCTACAATCATCGCCCTCGGCTCGATGAGGTTGTATTACAGGCGCTGAATAAAACGGACGCAGATAGGCGTAAGATCGACTGGTTCACATCCGGCATATATGACATCAATGTCGAATTAAAGTTAAAACAACAAGTTTTCGGCGTCATCGCAAAGCAGCAAGCCATTGCCAGTAAACGATATCATGGTTCTTGGTTCTATTGGTCACAGCTCAGAAACTCACTCGAATCACTACACTATGCGAAGCGAATTTTTCACACGATTGATCCAGATGCAACCCGCCTCAGTCTGCCACTGAATCCTAAACTGACCGGTAACTGGCTCATGACGCTAAAATACACGCCTAAAGATGTGCTGGTTTTAGGTGGCGTTACAAAACCGGGAAAACAAACGTGGCAGCCTCGTCTGGATGCGGGAAGCTATGCGCAAACAGCCGGGCTATTTGATAACACCATTTCGAAAGTCACGGTGATCCAACCCGATGGTAAGGTCGAACAACACCAGACGGGATACTGGAACTACTCTTTTTCAGAAATCGCCCCGGGGGCGATTGTTTATGTCCCTCTTCCGGTAGAAGAACTCCCTGTCATTTATCCAAATGATCGCCTCCAAAATCCTAACGACCTTGTTGTCGAGCTACTAAGAAACAGATTGCCATGA